The following proteins are co-located in the Massilia litorea genome:
- a CDS encoding ABC transporter ATP-binding protein, translated as MLSIQNLEAAYGKVQVLHGISLEVPQGKLVTLIGSNGAGKTTTMRAISGMIKPKAGSITLGGKDITGLDSHRIARAGLAHSPEGRRVFATMSVTDNLLLGAFPRFTRARPKGDVQRDLEKAMELFPRLKERRNQLAGTLSGGEQQMLAMARAVMLNPDVVLLDEPSMGLAPILVEEVFRIITRLKSEGVTMLLVEQFAAAALNVADYGYVLENGRISVHGPAESLKNDPKVVAAYLGGGQAH; from the coding sequence ATGTTATCGATTCAAAACCTGGAAGCGGCCTACGGCAAGGTGCAGGTCCTGCACGGCATTTCGCTGGAAGTCCCGCAGGGCAAACTGGTCACGCTGATCGGTTCGAACGGCGCCGGCAAGACGACGACCATGCGCGCCATCTCGGGCATGATCAAGCCGAAGGCCGGCAGCATCACCCTCGGCGGGAAGGACATCACGGGCCTGGACTCGCACCGCATCGCACGCGCCGGCCTGGCCCATTCGCCGGAAGGCCGGCGCGTGTTCGCCACCATGAGCGTCACCGACAACCTGCTGCTGGGCGCCTTCCCGCGCTTCACGCGGGCCCGTCCGAAAGGCGACGTGCAGCGCGACCTGGAAAAGGCGATGGAGCTGTTCCCGCGCCTGAAGGAGCGGCGGAACCAGCTGGCGGGGACGCTGTCGGGGGGCGAGCAGCAGATGCTGGCGATGGCGCGCGCCGTCATGCTCAACCCGGACGTGGTGCTGCTCGACGAGCCGTCGATGGGCCTGGCGCCGATCCTGGTCGAGGAGGTGTTCCGCATCATCACGCGCCTGAAGAGCGAAGGCGTGACGATGCTGCTGGTCGAGCAGTTCGCCGCGGCCGCGCTGAACGTGGCCGATTACGGCTATGTGCTGGAGAACGGTCGCATCTCGGTGCACGGCCCGGCGGAGAGCCTGAAAAACGACCCGAAGGTGGTGGCGGCCTACCTCGGCGGCGGACAGGCGCACTGA
- a CDS encoding Mut7-C RNAse domain-containing protein → MVQASFRFVGELNDFLPRERRDRAFATPCARAATTKHMVEALGVPHTEVGRILVNGEASRFDRLLEDGDDVLVCPLRDSAAAGIRFVADAHLGGLARLLRMAGFDTLYENGYQDEEIAAIAGRETRTVLTRDRELLKRREVEHGCYLHTIRPEAQLRELFERLGLAALARPFTLCLHCNLPLRPVAREEVLERLPESVREQHTEFTTCDACGRVFWKGSHHKRMLAMLDAANALESSGSPTKSEFSDKRP, encoded by the coding sequence ATGGTCCAGGCGAGCTTCCGCTTTGTCGGGGAACTGAACGACTTCCTGCCGCGCGAGCGCAGGGACCGCGCCTTTGCCACGCCCTGCGCGCGGGCCGCGACGACCAAGCACATGGTCGAGGCGCTGGGCGTGCCGCATACCGAAGTCGGGCGCATCCTCGTGAATGGCGAGGCGAGCCGCTTCGACCGGCTGCTGGAAGACGGCGACGATGTCCTCGTCTGTCCGCTTCGGGATAGTGCGGCGGCCGGCATCCGCTTCGTCGCCGACGCCCACCTCGGCGGCCTGGCGCGCCTCTTGCGCATGGCCGGTTTCGATACGCTCTACGAGAACGGGTATCAGGACGAGGAAATCGCGGCGATTGCCGGACGCGAGACGCGCACCGTGCTCACGCGCGACCGCGAACTCCTGAAACGGCGCGAGGTCGAACACGGCTGCTACCTGCACACGATCCGGCCCGAGGCGCAATTGCGGGAACTGTTCGAGCGGCTTGGACTGGCTGCCCTGGCCCGGCCGTTCACGCTGTGCCTGCACTGCAACCTGCCGCTGCGGCCGGTTGCCAGGGAGGAGGTGCTGGAGCGCCTGCCGGAATCCGTGCGCGAGCAGCACACCGAGTTCACCACTTGCGACGCTTGTGGTCGCGTATTCTGGAAAGGCTCGCACCACAAGCGCATGCTGGCGATGCTCGACGCAGCGAACGCGCTAGAATCGTCAGGGTCTCCCACCAAGAGCGAATTTTCAGACAAGCGCCCGTGA
- a CDS encoding chemotaxis protein, with product MKSVQQEVDERSNLTGTNKFELLLFRLGGDENGERSELFGINVFKIREIVAMPQITAVAGSPAHVLGVVNLRGQIIQVLDLPAIAGVKPKTGLNIMLVTEFARTTQAFAVESVEEIVRLDWSQVMSAEKSAGSGMVTSIARLEGENGEPGRLAQVLDVETILRNMNPDSGPEISQQSVGAKIQIKPGSVVLAADDSVVARALIEQGLDAMGLPFIMTKSGKECWDQLNTIANAAETEGKSVYDRVALVLTDLEMPEMDGFTLTRNIKKNARLANLPVVIHSSLSGTTNEEHVKNIGADAYVAKFSAEDLSTTLRRVLKQ from the coding sequence ATGAAATCGGTTCAGCAGGAAGTCGACGAGCGCAGCAATCTGACGGGCACCAACAAATTCGAGCTCCTGCTCTTCCGCCTCGGCGGGGATGAGAACGGCGAGCGCAGCGAGCTGTTCGGCATCAACGTGTTCAAGATCCGCGAAATCGTGGCGATGCCGCAGATTACGGCCGTGGCCGGCTCGCCGGCCCACGTGCTTGGCGTTGTCAACCTGCGCGGCCAGATCATCCAGGTGCTGGACCTGCCGGCGATCGCCGGCGTCAAGCCCAAGACCGGCCTGAACATCATGCTGGTGACCGAGTTCGCGCGCACCACCCAGGCCTTCGCGGTCGAGAGCGTCGAAGAAATCGTGCGCCTGGACTGGAGCCAGGTGATGTCGGCCGAAAAGAGCGCCGGCAGCGGCATGGTCACCAGCATTGCACGCCTCGAAGGCGAGAACGGCGAGCCGGGCCGCCTGGCCCAGGTGCTCGACGTCGAGACCATCCTGCGCAACATGAATCCGGATTCGGGTCCCGAGATCAGCCAGCAGTCGGTCGGCGCGAAAATCCAGATCAAGCCGGGCTCCGTCGTCCTGGCGGCCGACGATTCGGTCGTCGCACGCGCCCTGATCGAACAGGGCCTGGACGCGATGGGCCTGCCCTTCATCATGACCAAGAGCGGCAAGGAGTGCTGGGACCAGCTGAACACGATCGCGAACGCGGCCGAAACCGAAGGCAAGAGCGTCTACGACCGCGTGGCCCTGGTGCTGACCGACCTCGAGATGCCGGAGATGGATGGTTTTACGCTGACCCGCAACATCAAGAAGAACGCGCGCCTGGCGAATTTGCCGGTGGTGATCCACTCCTCGCTGTCGGGTACGACCAACGAGGAACACGTCAAGAACATCGGCGCCGATGCCTATGTGGCGAAGTTCTCGGCCGAAGACCTGTCGACGACGCTGCGCCGCGTACTCAAGCAGTAA
- a CDS encoding ABC transporter permease subunit, translating into MTKSKPLLIASVLGLIVLAVFPHVFTNPYYIHLAETILIYAILLFGLDIVVGYTGQVSLGHAGLFGVGSYVTGVLVMKLGAPWFLAIPASIGISALFGAVLALPALRVTGPYLAMVTLAFGTIVQIMINEMTFLTEGPLGIMVPKPKVLGADLSETQYFYMVAVFMVLSLVVVHRLLKSNIGRAFEALRDSPIASDCMGVSVYRYKVYAFVISAGFAGLAGSLYAYSEQYISPNTYNFELTILFLLAVIMGGRKTRVGAILGAIIVVMLPSLLSDIALFRQIAVAAAVLGLIGSAVALAKKRATPRKVLVPLVATIGLAFWSYRIQNMTDWRLTIFGLMTLFVVYYLQDGIVGFFRQLLGRRVAHTKSVGLDATADAFEGVAKVEAGGDLLRAEKILMQFGGLKALNQVDLNVARGTVHGLIGPNGSGKSTMMNVLTGIYKPTAGGVVFAGQPITGRTPSQIALGGVARTFQNVQLFGEMTATENVLVGLHHTFRSTVFDAMVTTPRMRREEAAARKRAAAILDFVGLSDLADEEARNLPYGKQRLLEIGRALGLNPHLLLLDEPAAGLTAPDIRELMAIIRKIRDHGITIILIEHHMDVVMSISDTVTVLDFGQKIAEGIPARVQADPKVIEAYLGGASEATPPAAAAV; encoded by the coding sequence ATGACTAAATCGAAACCCCTCCTCATCGCCAGCGTGCTCGGATTGATCGTGCTGGCCGTGTTCCCGCACGTGTTCACCAATCCGTATTACATCCACCTAGCCGAAACCATCCTGATCTACGCGATCCTGCTGTTCGGCCTGGACATCGTGGTCGGCTACACCGGCCAGGTCTCGCTCGGACACGCCGGCCTGTTCGGCGTCGGGTCCTATGTCACGGGCGTACTGGTGATGAAGCTGGGCGCGCCCTGGTTCCTGGCGATCCCCGCCAGTATCGGCATCTCGGCCCTGTTCGGCGCGGTGCTCGCATTGCCGGCGCTGCGCGTCACCGGCCCGTACCTGGCGATGGTCACGCTGGCCTTCGGCACCATCGTCCAGATCATGATCAACGAGATGACCTTCCTCACCGAAGGCCCGCTCGGCATCATGGTCCCGAAGCCGAAAGTGCTCGGCGCGGACCTGAGCGAGACCCAGTATTTCTACATGGTCGCCGTGTTCATGGTGCTGTCGCTGGTGGTCGTGCACCGCCTGCTGAAATCGAACATCGGGCGCGCCTTTGAGGCGCTGCGCGACAGCCCGATCGCCTCGGACTGCATGGGCGTCTCGGTGTACCGCTACAAGGTCTACGCTTTCGTGATCAGCGCCGGTTTCGCCGGCCTGGCCGGCAGCCTGTACGCGTATTCGGAGCAGTACATCTCGCCGAATACCTATAACTTCGAGCTGACGATCCTGTTCCTGCTGGCCGTGATCATGGGTGGACGCAAGACCCGGGTCGGCGCCATCCTCGGCGCCATCATCGTCGTCATGCTGCCCAGCCTCTTGTCCGACATCGCCCTGTTCCGCCAGATCGCGGTGGCGGCCGCCGTGCTGGGCCTGATCGGCTCCGCAGTGGCGCTGGCAAAGAAACGGGCCACCCCGCGCAAGGTGCTCGTTCCTCTGGTCGCCACGATCGGCCTGGCCTTCTGGTCGTACCGGATCCAGAACATGACCGACTGGCGCCTGACCATCTTCGGCCTGATGACGCTGTTCGTGGTCTACTACCTGCAGGACGGTATCGTCGGCTTCTTCCGCCAGCTGCTCGGACGCCGCGTTGCGCATACGAAGTCGGTCGGGCTCGACGCGACGGCCGATGCCTTCGAGGGCGTGGCGAAAGTCGAGGCGGGCGGCGACCTGCTGCGCGCCGAAAAAATCCTGATGCAGTTCGGCGGCCTGAAAGCCCTGAACCAGGTCGACCTGAACGTCGCGCGCGGCACGGTGCACGGCCTGATCGGCCCGAACGGTTCCGGCAAGAGCACGATGATGAACGTCCTGACCGGCATCTACAAGCCGACCGCGGGCGGCGTCGTGTTTGCCGGCCAGCCGATCACGGGCCGCACGCCGTCGCAGATCGCGCTCGGCGGCGTGGCGCGCACCTTCCAGAACGTGCAGCTGTTCGGCGAGATGACGGCCACCGAGAACGTGCTGGTCGGCCTGCATCACACCTTCCGTTCGACCGTGTTCGACGCGATGGTGACCACGCCGCGCATGCGCCGCGAGGAAGCGGCGGCAAGGAAGCGCGCCGCGGCGATCCTCGACTTCGTCGGTCTCTCGGACCTGGCCGACGAGGAGGCGCGCAACCTCCCCTACGGCAAGCAGCGCCTGCTGGAGATCGGCCGCGCGCTGGGCCTGAACCCGCACCTGCTGCTGCTGGACGAACCGGCGGCGGGCCTGACGGCGCCGGACATCCGCGAGCTGATGGCGATCATCCGCAAGATCCGCGACCACGGCATCACCATCATCCTGATCGAGCACCACATGGACGTCGTGATGTCGATCTCGGACACGGTCACCGTGCTCGACTTCGGCCAGAAGATCGCCGAGGGGATCCCGGCACGCGTGCAGGCCGATCCGAAAGTCATCGAGGCCTATCTCGGCGGCGCCAGCGAAGCCACCCCACCGGCCGCGGCCGCGGTATAA
- a CDS encoding ABC transporter substrate-binding protein — MNFKLKALVAGVALGFSMSGMAAEPIKIGVSGPFTGGSAPMGVSMRDGVKLAVNEINAAGGVLGRKLEVVERDDEAKNERGVQIAQELINKEHVVATVGYINTGVALASQRFYQQAQIPVMNNVATGSVVTQQFATQPMNFVFRNSASDAIQSQMIVDEAIGRRGFKKVAILADSTNYGQLGRADLEKALEKKGIKPVAVEKYNLQDVDMTSQLLKAKQAGAEAVLTYGIGPELAQIANGMEKLGWKVPMIGSWTLSMANFVDNAGKNGEGTRMPQTFIQDPSTPKRKAFIDAYVKAYNPPGGRMPSAVSAAQGYDSIYLLAAAIKQANSTEGPKIVAALENLNTKVDGVVTTYDKPYSKTDHEAINFNNTVFGEVRGGRVVQAK, encoded by the coding sequence ATGAATTTCAAGCTGAAAGCATTGGTTGCAGGGGTAGCACTGGGTTTTTCGATGTCTGGCATGGCCGCGGAGCCGATCAAGATCGGCGTGTCCGGTCCCTTCACGGGCGGCTCGGCGCCGATGGGCGTCTCGATGCGTGACGGCGTCAAGCTGGCCGTCAACGAGATCAATGCCGCCGGCGGCGTCCTCGGCCGCAAGCTCGAAGTGGTCGAGCGCGACGACGAGGCGAAGAACGAACGCGGCGTGCAGATCGCCCAAGAGCTGATCAACAAGGAGCACGTCGTCGCCACCGTCGGCTACATCAACACCGGCGTGGCCCTGGCCTCGCAGCGCTTCTACCAGCAGGCGCAGATCCCGGTGATGAACAACGTCGCCACCGGCTCCGTCGTTACCCAGCAGTTCGCCACCCAGCCGATGAATTTCGTCTTCCGTAATTCGGCCAGCGACGCCATCCAGTCGCAGATGATCGTCGACGAGGCCATCGGTCGCCGCGGCTTCAAGAAGGTCGCCATCCTGGCCGATTCGACCAACTACGGCCAGCTCGGCCGCGCCGACCTCGAGAAAGCGCTGGAGAAGAAAGGCATCAAGCCGGTCGCCGTCGAAAAATACAACCTGCAGGACGTCGACATGACCTCGCAGCTGCTGAAGGCCAAGCAGGCCGGCGCCGAAGCCGTGCTGACCTACGGCATCGGCCCGGAACTGGCGCAGATCGCCAACGGCATGGAAAAGCTGGGCTGGAAAGTGCCGATGATCGGCAGCTGGACGCTCTCGATGGCCAACTTCGTCGACAACGCCGGCAAGAACGGCGAAGGCACGCGCATGCCGCAAACCTTCATCCAGGATCCGAGCACGCCGAAGCGCAAGGCCTTCATCGACGCCTACGTCAAAGCCTACAACCCGCCGGGCGGCCGCATGCCGTCGGCCGTGTCGGCAGCCCAGGGCTACGACTCGATCTACCTGCTGGCCGCGGCCATCAAGCAGGCCAATTCGACCGAAGGACCGAAGATCGTCGCGGCGCTCGAGAACCTGAACACCAAGGTCGATGGCGTCGTCACCACCTACGACAAGCCGTACAGCAAGACCGACCACGAAGCCATCAACTTCAACAACACCGTGTTTGGCGAAGTGCGCGGCGGCCGCGTGGTGCAGGCCAAGTAA
- a CDS encoding branched-chain amino acid ABC transporter permease: protein MDILLQLVFSGIALGMIYAVVAFGYQLTFATSGTLNFGQGEALMLGALVGLSLVGGIHGGPYMSYWLMIPLVIAFGALQGMFVEWIGVRPAIRIKSEFGWIMSTIALAIIFKNVAENIWGKDVLPFPSPLSSTPFQFMGANVQPMQVAVIIGALAIMLAVELFNRKSIYGKAVVATSNDRDAAGLMGINTGRVITFSYALSSATAAFAGALIAPLTLTSATMGASLGLKAFAVAIIGGLTSGMGAIVGGLILGIAETATGYYISTGYKEVPGLILLLLVLAVKPSGLFGKAAIKKV from the coding sequence ATGGATATCCTTTTGCAGCTGGTCTTCAGCGGAATCGCGCTCGGCATGATCTATGCCGTCGTCGCATTCGGCTATCAACTTACGTTCGCCACTTCCGGCACCCTCAATTTCGGCCAGGGCGAGGCGCTGATGCTCGGCGCCCTGGTCGGCCTGTCCCTGGTCGGCGGCATCCACGGCGGCCCCTACATGAGCTACTGGCTGATGATCCCGCTGGTCATCGCCTTCGGCGCTCTGCAGGGCATGTTCGTCGAATGGATCGGCGTGCGGCCGGCAATCCGCATCAAGTCCGAATTCGGCTGGATCATGTCGACCATCGCGCTCGCCATCATTTTTAAAAACGTCGCCGAGAACATCTGGGGCAAGGACGTGCTGCCCTTCCCGTCGCCGCTCTCTTCCACCCCATTCCAGTTCATGGGCGCGAACGTGCAGCCGATGCAGGTGGCCGTGATCATCGGCGCCCTGGCGATCATGCTCGCGGTCGAGCTCTTCAACCGCAAATCGATCTACGGCAAGGCCGTCGTCGCCACCTCGAACGACCGCGACGCGGCCGGCCTGATGGGCATTAACACGGGCCGCGTGATCACCTTCTCGTATGCGCTGTCCTCGGCCACGGCCGCCTTTGCGGGCGCCCTGATCGCACCCCTGACGCTGACCAGCGCCACCATGGGCGCCTCGCTCGGCCTGAAGGCCTTTGCGGTGGCGATCATCGGCGGCCTGACCTCGGGCATGGGCGCGATTGTCGGCGGCCTGATCCTCGGCATCGCGGAAACCGCGACCGGCTATTACATTTCGACCGGCTACAAGGAAGTGCCGGGACTGATCCTGCTGCTGCTGGTGCTGGCGGTGAAACCGTCCGGCCTGTTCGGCAAGGCCGCGATCAAGAAGGTCTGA
- a CDS encoding DUF4870 family protein, whose protein sequence is MSQQLVMDSGTEDAKQMARILYLVHACTFFFSLGMLSFLPLIVNYIKRPDTNGTIVYSHHSWMIRSFWFYVIWMGVGFVLFATIIGIPVAWLVWALAWLWKAYRLIRGFLDLNSNKPMPV, encoded by the coding sequence ATGTCGCAACAACTCGTTATGGACAGCGGTACCGAGGACGCCAAGCAGATGGCGCGCATCCTCTACCTGGTCCACGCCTGCACCTTCTTCTTTTCGCTGGGCATGCTGTCCTTCCTGCCGCTGATCGTCAACTATATCAAGCGCCCGGACACGAACGGCACCATCGTCTACAGCCACCACAGCTGGATGATCCGCTCGTTCTGGTTCTACGTGATCTGGATGGGCGTCGGCTTTGTCTTGTTTGCAACGATCATCGGCATCCCCGTCGCCTGGCTGGTCTGGGCCTTGGCGTGGTTGTGGAAGGCGTATCGTCTGATTCGTGGTTTTTTGGATCTGAACAGCAACAAACCGATGCCGGTCTGA
- the trxC gene encoding thioredoxin TrxC: protein MSDAIHIVCPACDAVNRLAPARLADNPVCGKCSAPLFAGRPLDVTSERFNKHIGRNDIPVLVDFWAEWCGPCKMMAPAYAQAATRLEPRVRLLKVDTERAQDLSAQFGIRSIPTLALFRGGREVARQPGAMDAGNIVAWVQSKL from the coding sequence GTGTCAGATGCCATCCACATCGTCTGCCCTGCCTGCGACGCCGTCAACCGCCTGGCCCCGGCGCGGCTGGCCGACAATCCCGTCTGCGGCAAGTGCAGCGCGCCCCTGTTTGCCGGGCGCCCGCTCGACGTCACGTCCGAACGCTTCAATAAACACATCGGCCGCAACGATATCCCCGTGCTGGTCGATTTCTGGGCCGAATGGTGCGGCCCCTGCAAGATGATGGCCCCGGCCTATGCCCAGGCGGCAACGCGGCTCGAGCCGCGCGTGCGCCTGCTGAAAGTCGATACCGAGCGCGCCCAGGACCTGTCGGCGCAGTTCGGCATCCGCAGCATTCCTACCCTCGCCCTGTTCCGCGGCGGCCGCGAGGTGGCGCGCCAGCCAGGAGCCATGGACGCCGGCAATATCGTGGCCTGGGTCCAGTCGAAGCTGTAG
- a CDS encoding EamA family transporter, whose product MRDAGALEGRDYAAALCVVLVWGTNFVAMKLGLREVTPFQLGAGRYFFALLPLLLFVRPPKLAPRWVVLYGLFQGVGQFGLLFLALRAGMSASLAPVMLQMQVFFTALFAWVVLKEPVSGRLQAAMGIAAVGLGCLCVDAFGRGSAVTLTGFILSILSAAMWAASNIVVRIAQRSTPQFDVLPFMVWSSMVPILPFVLLSLAFDPPSTSWNWRAVSGTAWASMAYLGWFATILGYAMWTGLLKRHPANRVAPFSLAVPPVGIAAGMLGLGEAVTPWQWAGIVLVVASLALVMFRPRVRAAAPQ is encoded by the coding sequence ATGCGTGATGCCGGGGCGCTCGAGGGCCGCGATTACGCCGCCGCCCTGTGCGTCGTGCTGGTCTGGGGCACCAACTTCGTGGCCATGAAGCTCGGCCTGCGCGAAGTCACGCCCTTCCAGCTCGGCGCCGGGCGCTACTTCTTCGCGCTGCTGCCGCTGCTGCTGTTCGTGCGTCCGCCCAAACTGGCGCCGCGCTGGGTGGTGCTGTACGGCCTGTTCCAGGGCGTTGGCCAGTTCGGCCTGCTGTTCCTGGCGCTGCGCGCCGGCATGTCGGCCTCGCTGGCGCCGGTGATGCTGCAGATGCAGGTGTTTTTTACCGCCCTGTTTGCGTGGGTCGTATTGAAAGAGCCCGTCAGCGGGCGCCTGCAGGCGGCGATGGGCATCGCCGCAGTCGGTCTTGGCTGCCTGTGCGTCGACGCGTTCGGGCGCGGCTCGGCGGTCACCTTGACCGGTTTCATCCTGAGCATCCTCTCGGCCGCGATGTGGGCAGCCTCGAACATCGTCGTGCGTATCGCCCAGCGCAGCACACCGCAATTCGACGTGCTGCCCTTCATGGTCTGGAGCTCGATGGTGCCGATCCTGCCCTTCGTCCTGCTCTCGCTCGCCTTCGACCCGCCGTCGACCAGCTGGAACTGGCGCGCCGTGTCGGGCACCGCCTGGGCCTCGATGGCCTACCTCGGCTGGTTCGCCACCATCCTCGGCTATGCGATGTGGACGGGCCTGCTGAAGCGCCACCCGGCCAACCGGGTCGCGCCCTTCTCGCTGGCGGTGCCGCCGGTCGGCATCGCGGCCGGCATGCTCGGCCTCGGCGAAGCGGTCACGCCCTGGCAATGGGCCGGCATCGTGCTGGTCGTGGCCTCGCTGGCGCTGGTCATGTTCAGGCCGCGGGTCCGCGCCGCCGCCCCGCAATGA
- a CDS encoding PEP-CTERM sorting domain-containing protein (PEP-CTERM proteins occur, often in large numbers, in the proteomes of bacteria that also encode an exosortase, a predicted intramembrane cysteine proteinase. The presence of a PEP-CTERM domain at a protein's C-terminus predicts cleavage within the sorting domain, followed by covalent anchoring to some some component of the (usually Gram-negative) cell surface. Many PEP-CTERM proteins exhibit an unusual sequence composition that includes large numbers of potential glycosylation sites. Expression of one such protein has been shown restore the ability of a bacterium to form floc, a type of biofilm.) — MDRSYPFSRRIEQRVHFRRRALAATSAGIAACAVAYGMLPAQAPYAPLTLESGMAALQPMTVPVSDPLPMARRVYRYSVVPGGAADRAELERILRTDKVVAAHYAGFEVARARAVTVSAPRAVYVSYRKGDRIYWTSRKVMLQVGETLLTDGRNEMRARCANRISDVPRFPVEPHAPNPDELDEPVDATEGELTLVNAPEPDVDPPELTGQPFKLVWPANSPPTGDPRPGRRPFGNEPAPGLPSPQTGWLGSASIPPLARATPGDRLLASNTPPPLSRAITVLPEPGDSAPGMPPPVTDIDPFVPRPDPSQPATPSNPPLDEQQPADVPEPASTWLFAGALLAMLVRRKRR, encoded by the coding sequence ATGGACCGTTCGTATCCGTTTTCCCGTCGTATCGAGCAGCGTGTGCACTTCCGGCGTCGCGCGCTGGCGGCCACGTCCGCGGGAATAGCTGCCTGCGCGGTAGCGTACGGGATGCTGCCGGCGCAGGCGCCCTACGCGCCCTTGACGCTGGAGTCCGGTATGGCGGCCCTCCAGCCAATGACGGTCCCGGTCTCCGATCCCCTGCCGATGGCGCGCCGCGTCTACCGCTACTCGGTCGTGCCGGGCGGCGCGGCTGACCGGGCCGAGCTGGAACGCATCCTGCGCACCGACAAGGTGGTCGCAGCCCACTACGCCGGCTTCGAGGTGGCCCGCGCCCGTGCCGTGACGGTGTCCGCGCCACGGGCGGTGTACGTCTCCTATCGCAAGGGCGACCGGATTTACTGGACCAGCAGGAAGGTCATGCTGCAAGTGGGCGAAACCCTGCTTACCGATGGCCGCAACGAGATGCGCGCGCGTTGCGCGAACCGTATCTCGGATGTGCCGCGTTTTCCGGTCGAGCCGCACGCGCCCAACCCCGACGAGCTCGATGAGCCGGTGGACGCCACCGAGGGCGAGCTCACCCTTGTCAACGCACCCGAGCCGGATGTGGATCCGCCGGAGCTGACGGGCCAGCCCTTCAAACTGGTGTGGCCAGCCAACTCGCCCCCGACCGGCGATCCAAGGCCTGGCCGCAGGCCCTTCGGCAACGAGCCTGCGCCAGGTCTGCCATCGCCGCAGACGGGCTGGCTCGGCAGCGCGAGCATTCCGCCGCTGGCGCGTGCCACGCCAGGAGATCGGCTGCTCGCTTCGAACACGCCGCCGCCCCTGTCGCGCGCCATCACGGTGCTCCCCGAGCCGGGTGATTCCGCGCCCGGGATGCCGCCGCCCGTTACCGACATCGACCCCTTCGTCCCGCGGCCCGACCCGAGCCAGCCGGCTACGCCGTCGAACCCGCCGCTCGATGAGCAGCAGCCGGCCGATGTGCCCGAACCGGCCAGCACATGGCTGTTTGCAGGGGCACTGCTGGCGATGCTGGTGCGGCGCAAGAGGCGCTAG
- a CDS encoding DUF72 domain-containing protein, with protein sequence MMNQSDAAPLIGCAGWNIPKEAAAAFPPAGSHLERYAAVFPVVEINSSFYKPHQPKTYARWAESVPPDFRFAVKVPRAITHDAAMRDIDELLARFAGEVKELKDKLGCLLVQTPPKLGFHDETARAFFQKLQDSFGCMVACEGRHPSWFSDIATEVLRERQVTRVIADPAAGQPGPHVPTTNDIYVRLHGAPRIYYSSYSQDYLDALVRDLEVHRAAGRQVWCIFDNTAAGEAVPNALDVLRATGGG encoded by the coding sequence ATGATGAATCAGAGCGATGCCGCGCCCCTCATCGGTTGCGCCGGCTGGAACATCCCGAAGGAAGCCGCCGCCGCCTTTCCGCCGGCCGGCAGCCACCTCGAACGCTACGCCGCCGTATTCCCGGTGGTGGAAATCAACTCGTCCTTCTACAAGCCGCACCAGCCCAAGACCTATGCGCGCTGGGCCGAGAGCGTGCCGCCGGATTTCCGCTTTGCGGTCAAGGTGCCGCGCGCCATCACGCACGATGCGGCCATGCGCGACATCGACGAGCTGCTGGCGCGCTTTGCGGGCGAAGTGAAGGAACTGAAGGACAAGCTCGGCTGCCTGCTGGTGCAGACGCCGCCCAAGCTCGGTTTCCACGACGAGACCGCGCGCGCGTTCTTCCAGAAACTGCAGGACAGCTTCGGCTGCATGGTCGCCTGTGAGGGGCGGCATCCGAGCTGGTTCAGCGACATCGCCACCGAGGTGCTGCGCGAACGGCAGGTGACGCGCGTGATCGCCGATCCGGCGGCCGGCCAGCCGGGGCCGCACGTGCCGACGACGAACGACATCTACGTGCGCCTGCACGGGGCGCCGCGCATCTATTATTCCTCGTATTCGCAGGACTACCTGGACGCCCTGGTGCGCGACCTGGAGGTGCATCGCGCCGCCGGGCGCCAGGTATGGTGCATCTTCGACAACACGGCCGCCGGCGAGGCGGTGCCGAACGCGCTCGACGTGCTGCGCGCCACCGGCGGCGGCTGA